A segment of the Deltaproteobacteria bacterium genome:
CAAAGTCATTCATGTCGAAGGCGATGGCGGCTGGACGCCCTATTGGCTGCAACGGATGGAGCAGCATTGGAACTTCAGCGGAAACGCCGAGCACGAGTACCTCACGCGGCGGCCGACCGAGTATTTCAAGAGCAACGTGTGCGTGGCCTTTCGTGGCGACGAACCGACGATGAAAGCCGCCGTGGAATTAGTCGGCGACGACAATTTCACGTGGGACAGCGACTATCCGCATCCCGACGGCACCTATCCGTGGGGCGTTGAATCCATGCTCAAGCAACCGCTCTCCCAAGAATCCAAGCGCAAGCTGTTCTGGGATAACGCCGCGCGCGTGTTCAACCTCGCCTAAAACCGACTTCATCAATCGGAATCACGTACAGGAGTTGCCACGGGTGAAGAAATACCCGTGGCAGTCAAGGGAAGCCGCATCGTGATTTCTTGAACTCTCACTGTGCTTGAGGGCGCCATTGCCTTGATTGTGTGACTGTGAGGGCTTCGATTAGGGCTTCGATTTCTTTTTTCTCTTTTTGAACTTCTTGCGTCTTCTCTTGAATTTCTTTTTCGAGAAGTGATACCGCCCCTTTTTGAATTAAGATCTCTCTTTGAATGGGCTCTAAGATCTCTTCCATCATTTTCAAAGCTATCGACAACTTGAGCAAGGGAAATTGAAGAGGCAACCCTGAGATCATTGCCCCTTCGATTTTTTCTACAGTTAATTCCTCCAAATTCAAGGGATGACGACTAGTAAGACTTTCCCGGAGTGCTCCGATTAGCAATTCCCGGTCTCTTTCTTCGATTTTTGTCTCTATGGCTTCTATCCCCGCTTTTTGCACCCCTTTTATTTCTTCCGACCATGCATACAAGAGAAGACGACTGGTAGGACTTTCCCGGAGCGTTTCGATTAGCAATTCCCGGCCTCTTTTTTCTCTTTCTTCGATTTTTGCCTCTATAGCTTTTATTGCCGCTTCTCTAAGTTCTATAGCATTCGTAAGAACCTGCAGTTTTGTCTTTTTTTCTTCTATTTGGGCGATCTCAGCGGAAAATTGCCACTGTCCTAGCATCATGGTATTCACGAGTTGATTCAGAAGATTCAGAAGGCTATCCACATTCGCAGAAGCACTCTGATCTTTTTGTGGTCCCCCAGGCATAGTAGGAGTGATTGGACCTTGCTGAGCAATCGCGCTGATGCAGACTGGGAAGATCGCGACTATAAAAAGAAAGGATGGCAGTAGCGGTTTTCCCGTTTTCATTTTTCCCTACCCTTCTCATGTCTTCGAAAAGGAGGGACGTCCCTGGTGCTGTCTTCGTGTCTAGGGGGGATCGGGGGAACTTCAATGCGCCCATTTGAAAGCTCTCTTGAAAGTGCGAGGTCGCGCCACTCCTTAATTCGCTCAAAACACGCATGCAAAAGAAGAAGAACAATGGGGGTGAAAAAATCAAAGAACATCCCAATATTAAAGAGAAAGACATAGAGAGAAATGGCCATCCCTGAAAGAAAGACAGTGACAATCATTACTTTGACTCGTAAGCGAATATCCAAAGAGAAAACAAGAAATACAAGACACGCTAAGACAAGCTCTATTGGACCGTGGAAATTTTCTGCTAGCGGGGCGAAAGTCCGTTTGTCAAGAAGTGCTTCGATATAGTTTGCATGTATAAAAACTCCCCCAACTTTGCCTACCGGCGTCAGGTAGCTATCGATTCTCTCTCCTCTCTGGTAAGCCCACCGGCTCCACTGACCTCCAACAATGACCACACTGTGAGCAATTTGACAAGGCAAGGACACCGTTTCATCTTTCTGTACAGCGAGGGCTCCTCTCAAGAGTGTATTTGCAGAGACTTGACAGAAATCCTCTGCCCGAATGTAGCTCCCATAAGGGAGGGCCTCTGTATGTTCCAGATCTCTTACTCGGTCCTTGTTGTCGGCACGTGCGATGGCAAGGGAGAATGAATCTACGTAACATTCTCCTTTTTCTTCAAAGAGAAAAGGCCGATAAAGATTCCCGGCGCAGGGACCTACGTTCAATCGTAAAGGAACTCTGCGGACATCTGGCGGCAGGTTGATATAGCCTAAGAGGACTTTGCTGGTATCGAACGCTGCACCAACGAAGATTGAGGGGTCTATCTTGTATTTATTCTGAGCAGTGAAATTTACCGTTGCTGGCAGCACGACTTTCCGGTTCTTATGGACTTCCTTCACCGCATTGAGAAAATCCTGTGTCTCATCTTGGTACTGGGGATTTTCAATCAGACTACCATCCGGTCCTGCCGGGGAACGCAAGTCAAAGTCGAAAGCGATAACTGCAGGATCGAACTTTTCGAGCGCACGTAGTATTTCAGCAAGATACGTTCGATTGATCGGAACGCGTCGAGCGAGGTCTCCCTTTCCACTCCAAGCAAATTCCCCTCCCTTACCCCAATATTCCTCGTCTCCAATGAGGACGAACACTGTTCTTTGTGGGGATGCCTTTCGAGGATTCAATTCATGGACAGCCTGGTAGAGTTTATAAGTTAGCCCAATCCACAGGTCGAGACTTCCGAGCTTGTCCCCGAGAAAAAGGCCAATGGTAATGAGCAAAACGCCCTGAAGAAAATAAGGCCACCCCTTGTGAAGGATGTGTTCAGCTTGACGTTTGAGCCACTTTTTTATAGGCATGGATCTCACTCAAAGCACTGGGAGAAAGCTGCTGCTCTTCGTTTATTCCATAATCCATCTACAGTCTCAAGAAGCACTCAGTAGCCTAGGCTGCCCGCGAGAAGGTCAACTTCGCTCGGTATCCCAAGCTCGCCATGACCCGCAACATCAAATCTGTAGAAACATCTTTGGTATTACGGTTAAGAATCGCTGTAATGCGCGAACGGGAGGTGTGCGCTAGCTCGGCGACTTGGCCGTGCGTCAGTCCAGTCTTCCGAACGACTTCAATGATTTTATCGTTCAAATCGCTTCTGAGTTGGATCTCGGCTCCATCAGCTGGAGAAAGGCCCAAAACGGTTGCAAGCTCGGCGGCATTTTGAGCGACAATCGGCTTAGATTTCCTCATTGAGCATCTCCTGTAAACGTTTTCTTCCGAGAGCGATGTCGTGCTGTGGTGTTTTGGGCGTCTTCTTCACAAACGCGTGAAAGATCAGTACACCACGAGCCGATTTCTTGTAATAAAATGTTCGATAGATTCCCGCACGATCACGAATCCTCAACTCTTCCACGCCAAGGGCGACAGAGGACATCGGCCTTGAGAGCGGCATTCCTAGGGTATGCCCTTTCTGCAAATCGAGAATCGCCTTGCCGAGTTCTTTTCTCACTGCTTCAGGAAAGGTTTTGAGTTGTTTCCTGGCTTGTAGGTGAAAAAGAGCTAGTCTCATGGGTGAAAACGTCCCAGATATGGGACTCTTTGTCAAGACTCATGAGGACGATGAGCAGCCAAGCGACCTTGCCCTTATTTTCCCGGCAGCATAGCATCCGCCAAATATGGAACTCAAAGTCACGCAATACGTTGTTGCCGATGAAATCGCCACTATTACCCTGAACCGTCCACAGCGGATGAACACCTGGACCGGACGGATGGAAACTGAGTACCGCTGGTTGTTAGCGGAGGCCGACCGTGATCCGCACGTGCGGGCCATTGTGGTCACTGGCGCGGGACGCGCCTTCTGTGCCGGCGCTGATTCGCGCGCACTGGAAGGACACATTGCCAAAGGCAGCTATGATTCCGGCACGACGGATGATATCGCCATGCCTGGCTATGGGGTGCGCCCAGAATTCGACGCGAACTTTGCGTATCATTTCGGACTCACCAAGCCAGTCATTGCTGCTATTAACGGTGCTACGGCTGGGGCTGGACTGATTATCGCTTGTTATGCCGACCTGCGTTTTGCTGCTGCTGGGGCAAAACTGACTACCTCACACGGCAAGCTCAACCTTCCAGCTGAATATGGACTGTCGTGGATACTGCCGAGAATGATTGGCTTGACGCGCGCCAATGATCTTCTCTTTACAAGTCGTGTTGTTCTCGCTGAAGAGGCGTTGACGATGGGCTTAGTCAACGCAGTCCTCTCGCCAGAAGAATTGATGCCGTACACGTACAACTATGTCCGTAAGATGATCACCACCGTATCGCCAGGATCACTGCGAGCGACCAAACAGCAGATTTACTCTGACCTGCATCGCGATGTACGCTCCGCCGTTGCTGATGCCACCGCACTCCTGGAACGCATGGCCACCGAGCCTGATTTCGCTGAAGGCGTCTCCGCCTTTTTCGAGAAACGGCTGCCACAGTGGGGGAAGCGGAAGTAGCAACGCCCTATGCGCTGTGCACGTTGCGGCTCCGACAATCCCGAAGGAGCGAAATTCTGTATCGAGTGTGCCGCTCCGTTCCCTCGTCGCTGTCCGCAGTGCGGGATGGGGAACCCACCACAGGCCAAGTTCTGCGCCGAGTGCGCTACTCCCCTCAAGAAAGAATCGGCGAATCGGGGAAACGGTGAATCGGAAGTTGCCAGTGCTCAGTTGTCAGTGGTGAGTCCCCACCCCCTAGCCGCCGAGCGTCGCCAACTCACCGTGCTGTTCTGCGACTTGGTCGGCTCTACGGCGCTCTCCACGCAACTGGACCCCGAGGAGCTGCGCGAGGTCGTGCGGCAGTATCAACAGACCTGCGCCGAGGTGATCGAGCGCTACGACGGCCACATTGCCCAATATCTCGGGGATGGCCTGCTCGTGTATTTCGGCTATCCCACTGCCCATGAAGACGATGCCGCGCGAGCGGTGCGGGCGGGAGTGGAAATAATTACCGCAATTACAGAACAGGTCCCCTCTCTCCTCGCGGGAGAGGGACAGGGTGAGGGGGCCAAGAATAGAGCCAACGACACCCCTCATCCTCACCTTCTCCCCCAAGGGGAGAAGGAATTGCGGAGACTCCACGTCCGCCTCGGCATCCACACCGGCCTCGTCGTCGTCGGCGAGATGGGTGGCCTAGTGTGGGACCTCCGTTGCGAACCTGAGCATATGCGAGCGCGGGTCGAGGAGGCCGAGCGGCTGGGCCGTGCACACAGTCTGCCGTTTATCTCCGATGTGCTGGCGCAGGTGATAAAGGGTCTCGCCTGGCTGCGGGCTGGGTGCCTCGCCAAGGGCATCCCACAGCTGCGGGGTGCACTGGAAACGTGGAACGCGCACGGCAACGAGATTTTCATGCCATACTATCGAGCGGTCCTGGCCGAAGGTCTGGCGTTGAGCGGTGATAGCGTGGGTGGATTGCGGTTGATCGAGGACAATCTTAACCAGATTGCGCGGCCAGGCTGGGAGGAGCGCTGGTACTTGGCGGAGGTGCTGCGGCTCAAGGGAGAACTCCTGCTGGCGCAGGACGGCGCTAGGCTTCAGGCTGTAGGCTTGAGGGAGAAGACAAAGGAAGAAGGGGTTAGGCCACAGGCTGAAGGCTTGAGGGAAAAAGACAAAGAAGCCGAGGAGTGTTTTCTGAAAGCGATAGAGGTTGCGCAAGAGCAACAAGCCAAGTCGTGGGAACTCCGTGCGGCGACCAGCCTCGCGCGGCTGTGGCAACAGCAAGACAAACGAGCCGAAGCTCATAAGTTGTTGTCCGAGATCTACCACTGGTTCACCGAAGGCTTTGACACCAAGGATTTGCAAGAAGCGAAGACGTTGTTGGAAGAATTGAGCGATTGAGTGAAGAGGAAGGGGGCGACCGTAGTGTTACCCCGCTGACGACAGCGTGTTCACGTCCGTGCAAATCTCCACGCCTAACCGCTGGGCTATTTCTTGTGCGCGAGGGTCAAGATACGGAGTGACAATTAACTTCCGGGTGACCGCACGACCGCTCTTCCACGCGTAATAGGCTACCTTCCGATTGAACGACCACACGTCTGCCCTACTTAGCGAAGACTTAATCTCCAGGACGAAGACCTTTCCATTCTGGATCACGACATCCACTTCCACTTGGTCAGGAACCCCAAACACCTCACCATCTTTGTCGTAGTCCAGGAATCTCTCGGTAGTGAAGCCTACTTCCTCAAGAACAGCCCGCATGCCCTGACGGAACGCTTCTTCGGTTTGCATTCCCCACCGGGCTCCGAGACCGCCTATTTGTGCAGTGAAGGTCCGACGAAAGAGGGTAAGCTCACTTTCCGTGCGCTTCTGTGCCTCCGCCAGCTCTCCAACTTGTTGCCCCGTGCGCTTCTGCGCTTCCACTAGCTCTCCAACTTGTTGCCCCGTGCGCTTCTGCGCTTCCACTAGCTCTTCAACTCGGTGCTCCGTACGCTTCTGTGCCTCCGCCAGCTCCTGTTGGGCTTTTGCGAGGTCGCGCACGATTGCCTTGAGATCATCGAAGTCCGCTCGTCGGACAACGAACTCCGCCTTGAGTTCGTCGACTAAACGGACAAGAGGGATACGCAGTTCGACAGGAAATTCTTCCAGGACTTCTGCAAGCGGCATGGCGGGTAAAACTCCTCAGGTTTCTTGTACGAGGGGAAAAGAAAGGAGTCAATCCTTTGAACATTAGTCCAGCACCTTCTGTTCTCTCAACCTAGCAATGTCCTCATCCGTGTAGCCCAATACTTCGCGTAACACTTCATCCGTGTGTTGCCCAAGTAGGGGAGCAGCGGATCGTACCCCATTGGGCGCGTTGGTTAGAATCCACGGAATGCCAGTGTGTGTTTGCGTCCCAACCACCGGATGCGGCAGTCGCGCAAAGAACCCGCGCCCGTTGAGCTGTGCATCCTCCGCAAGGTCTTTGCTGCTCATTGAGGGAAACGCGGCAACACAAGCCGCCTGTAACCTTCGGGTGATCTCCCAGCGGTCCTGTTGCTCGGTCCATGTCGTAATCAACTGTTCCAACTCGTCTTCGTGGGCTTTACGGTCGTGAGCCGTGCGGAACCGGGGGTCATCCACCAAATGCGCTTGACCTATCTCGCGGCACAACGCCTGCCACTCTTCTTCCGATCCACAGGAAATCGCCACCCATGCATCTTCGCCGAAACAGCGAAAGCAGTTATGCGGCACCATCCAGATGTCACGGTTGCCCTGACGCACTGGCTCCACGCCGTTCATGGCATAGTCCATCCAGCCTTCCGTCGCCAGCACGGCGGCGGCGCTCCAGAGCGCTACATCGACGTATTGTCCTTGTCCTGTACGCTTGCGAGCCGCCAGCGCGGCGCAAATAGACGCTGCGGCGGTGATGCCCGCGTTCGGATCGCCAATCGACACACCAAGTTCTTGCGGGGGGCCGCCCGGGTAACCCGTCAATGCCGACAATCCGGTCAGCGGCGGTATCGCCGGACCGTATCCCATGTAGTCCTTGAGTGGACCGGTGTGACCGTAGCCAGAGATCGACACCATGATCAGGTCAGGCTTCAGCTTCTTGAGTTCCTCGTAGCCCAACCCCAAGGCGTCCATCACCCCAGTGGCGAAGTTCTCGATGACCACGTCACACTGCCGGATGAGATCTTTGGCGAGTGCGATGCCTTCGGGCTTCCCTAGATTGAGTTGTAGGCTCTTCTTACCTTGGTTCCATTGGTTGAACGGGCCGGAACTATCAACCCCAGGCTTGATTCCTCGCGGCGCAATCGGCAGCCGTCGCATCAGATCGAGATGCGCGCGCGATTCGATTTTGATGACCTCGGCGCCGAGATAGGCCAAATGCATAGCGCAGTACGGCCCTGCCCACACCCAGGAGAAATCCGCCACGCGAAGGCCGTCGAGGGGAAGACAAGAGGCTTGAGGCTTCAGGCTTAAGGCTTCAAGGACGGAAGAAGGCAGCATCGTGGATACCTCGTCATTATGCTCGCCGAGCAACGGTGCGGGTCGACGTATCCGCCACCACGGGTCCTGTAATTGGTACGGTTGGCCTAAATGGATCAGCTTTCCAGCGCGAGGATGGGACACCTCGACAAAGAAATTACGGGTGTGGAGCTGCTCCTGCCGTGCGAGTCCCGCCATCGTCAACACCGGCGCGAAACAAAGCCGTCGCGCCTGACCGGCGTGAAAGAGGTCTTCTACCTTCCACTGTCGCGTCCACTCTTCCACATAGACTTTGAGCGCATCCTGATTCTTGATGCGGCCGCTACGGTCGGCAAAAATCTCCCACTGCGTCCACTCCGGGTTGCCCATGAGTTCTACCAGGCGTTCCCACTGGTCCTCTTCTGGAACCACGATGAAGATGAGACCGTCCTGACATTCGTACATGCCCCACGGATACATGTAGTGTTGCCCCAAGCGCGAGGCAACCCGACCTAAGTAGCTATAGTAAACGAACGCTTGTTCAAGAAACGAGGCGATGAAAGCTTGGATGGAGAGATCGATATGCTCTCCTGTCCCAGTGCCCAGCGCTCGATAGTAAGCGCCGAGGGTCGCCGTCGCAGCCGCGAGCCCTCCTTGAAACTCACACTGCTGACCGAACGCCTTGAGCGGCGGGAGTTCCGAGCGTTCCAAGGCTCCTGGGCTCAACCACGCCCAGCCGCCGGCATGTGAGAGCGTCAGGTCGTGGGTTTTGTAGTCTTTATGCGGTCCCGTCAACCCAAAGGGAGTGATTGAGCACATCACCAGCCGTGGATTTACTACGCGAAACCGATCGTAGTCGATCCCGCGCGCCGCCATAGCACCAGGAGAATAGTTGTGCACGAGGATATCGGCCCACGCCACGAGGCGTAGCAGTTCTTCCCGTTGGCAACTCAAGTCAAGCGTCACGCCGCGTTTGTTGGTATTGAGGGAGAGAAAGAGTCCACTTTTCTCCGGATCGACGACTCCGCCGGGAAACGGGCCGCGCAGACGAGCAACATCGCCACCGGGTTCTTCGATTTTGACCACATCCGCACCGAGGTCAGCCATCAATTTGGTGGCATACGCGGCGGCTGCCATGTTGCCTAGTTCTAGGACTTTCACTCCTTCGAGTCCGTACATGTTCATTTCTCCTCGCACGAAACAATGGGCACTGGCCCGAGAGGACGATAGCGCACTCTTGCGCTCCTGTAGAGAGGCTCTGCGTCGCGATGTCCCTTGACGCGATGTCCCTTTTGCCAGAGGAAGAAAAGAATCCCTACTCACGGCTCCATTGACAGTCTTATCCAGACTTATAGAGTGCTGACATTGTGCGGCTAATGGTGCGGCTGGTGATCGGAGAACGGCATTAGGAGGAACGGTTATGACGGCGACGGCAACCAACGGTTCGGTATCCACGGCAACAAATGGCAAGGCTAATGGCAGGAAATGGCATGATAAGTATCCCCACCTGGGTAAGGGTCCTCTACCTGCGAACGTCTTCATTTCGGAAGAGCAATTTCAACTGGAGCGGGAGCGTATCTTCAAAAAAGTCTGGTTGAACGTGGGCCGGGTCGAACAGCTCCCCAAACCTGGCGATTATTTCGTGCAAGATATTGCAATGTGCCAGACCTCGGTCATCGTTGTGCGCAGTAAGGATGGAAGCATCCACGCCTTTCACAACATCTGTTCCCACCGTGGCAATAAGGTCGTGTGGAACAAGCAGGGCTCATGTCAGGTGTTCACCTGCAAGTTTCATAATTGGTCTTACGCGTTGGATGGCAGGCTGCGGTATATTCCTGACGAAGAGAGTTTCTTCGACCTCAAGAAAGACGAGCTGGGGCTGACTCCAGTGGCGGTCGAGGTGTGGGAAGGGTTTATCTTTATCAACGTCGACCCGCAGCCCCAGGAGTCCCTGCAAGACTACCTGGGCGAACTCGGCACCAGTCTGCACGGCTATCCGTTTGCGGAGTTTTCGGCCACCAGCGGCTCGTGGACGACGGAGGTAAAAGCGAACTGGAAGGTCGTCAAAGACGCCTTTCAGGAAATCTACCACGTCCCATTTCTCCATCGCCGCTCCGTTCCCGATTCTTTCACCAGTAAAGCCAATCCCTACGCCCACGCCCTGCACATGCAATTGTTTCCCCGTCATGCTCGCGCCTCGGTGTTTGGTAACGCCGACTTCGCGCCGAGCCCTGTGGCGGCGTTAGCTTTTCGCTACGGTGCTTTTCTCATTCGTCAGGATTTTTCGTTGAGTAACCTCCCAGCAGGAGTGAATCCTCTCCGTGACAAAACGTGGACGTTGGATCTCAACACCATCTTCCCCTGCTTTTTTGTGGATGTATCTGAAGGGTCCTATTTCACCCATCAATTCTGGCCTGTGGCGGTGGATCGGACGCTCTGGAAGTCGACCCAATACTTTCCGAGAGCGAAAACGCCCGGGCAACGCTTTAGCCAAGAGTACGGACACGTTTTCTTTCGCGACGTTATCCTAGAAGATGGTCGCACTTTTGAGGAGACACAGTCCGTGCTCTCCTCCGGGGCGAAGAAATCGTTCGTCCTGCACGATGAAGAACTCCTCGTGCGACACAGCCACCATGTCGTCGAGCAAATGATCAAGGGTCAGCCGGTCGACGCAGTGTTTCCCACCACCGGAAAAGAGGCCAGCCATGCCTGAGGCAATATTGCCTGACGCCTTTCGTGACCTGGAGCAGTGGAGAGCCTGGTCGCTGGCGACCGAACAGGAACGGAGCGATCAACGCCAAGCCAGCACCATGAAAGAGATTCAAGCGTTCTACGACGCCCTGTTGGTCCGAGCGGAAGCAATCCTCTCCTATGTAGAACAATTTCCGTTGGATGTGATGCCGGAGGACGCCCAGCGCTTGTTCTATCTCACCCTATCTTTGGCTGAGGTCGCTCCCGCAGTCGAACTATTCGGGCAACCCAGCGTCATCGACGGCTACGACATAAAGCGGTTTACTGCGCACCGTGTGGAGTAACTTGGTCGTTGTCTCAGAGGGGCGAGCAGGCAGAACTTGCTGCTCGGCTATTGCAGTGACGACCATCAATAAAAAAGGAGGGCCTCATGCAACGACTCAACCCCGGCGATGCGTTCCCGACGATCACCGCTTCGACCGTAACGGGAAGCACGCTGACGCTTCCTGCGAGCCTGTCCACGCCGTATGGCATTCTGCTCACCTACCGCGCCCATTGGTGACCATTCTGCGATCAGCAGTTAGCTGACTTCCAGGCGCACCTCGAATCCTTCACGGCCCAGGGCATTTCGCTCTATGCGCTCTCGACCGACCCGCTCGACAAAGCACGAGGAACCGTGGAGAAACTCGCGTTAACGTTTCCCGTGTTCCATGGAGTGGACGGACCGGCAATGGCGGAAACGCTGGGCTGTTGGTACGAGGAAAAGCGCAATATCGTCCAACCTGCGGCCTTCATTATTGATCCACAGCGCAATCTTATGAACGTCACATACAGTTCAGGACCCGTGGGACGTTTGACCGCCGCCGATGCGTTGCGGATCATAGGGTTTTACGACAAGAACAAGGTCGCGGTCACTACGGTCGATCCTCAACGGGGTTGGACGGCGAATGTGACCCGACAGTAACGTAGACGCCCATTTCTTCGCATACACTCCACCAAGCTAGAGAGAAGGACTCCTCGCTATCCTCTCTCCTGCCATCCTTGCCGGGGCGATGCACATATGTGTGTTCTGCCCTTCAGCGAGCAGGGCGCGGCTGTGCCAGATGAACGGGTGCTGGAAGTGCTGGCGTCTGACACTGCATCGACATAGAGTGAAAAACACGATGGAAGAACCTTCATAGGAACATCGCGCCGCCGCGCTCCCTGTGACGGTTGATCTTTGATGCTAAACGGAAGAAATGGTGCCGGTAGTGCGGAAATGATTCAGCAGACGAAGGAGGACCTCATGACAGCAGAAATCGGTCGTGACGATTATAAGTTAAAATACGCTAGCCTCGCCGAAGCGAAGAACATGTCGGGATTACGGCTCATTCTTGGGGCGCATACCATTCCCGGCCCCTGGCGCGAGGCATGTAAAAGCATCTTTTACGTGAAGAAAATTCCGTACACGCCGGTTGCGTCCGCCGGGCAAGATGGTTCAGACCGGGAGTTGCAGGAGTGGACCGCGCAGAACAGCGCGCCGGTAGCAATCTGGAACGACGAACGTCCACGTTCAACCTGGATCGAGCAACTGTTTCTCGCAGAGCGACTCCAACCGACACCTTCGCTCATTCCCACCAACATCGAAGACCGCACCCTGATGTTTGGCTACATCAACGAAATCGCGGGTGAGAGCGGTTTTGCCTGGTCCAAGCGGCTCACCATGATTCGTGGAACTGTGACGAACCCACAAATCGATGAACCCACGCGCGCTTTCTGGCTCAAGTTTGGGACGAAATACGGGTACAGCGCCGCTGCCGCCGAGGCCGCGCCCGCGCGCATGGTGGAGGTGCTCCGCTTTTTAGACGCACGACTGGAGCAGCAGAAAGCCAGAGGCAGCAAATTCTTGATTGGCAATCAACTCTCAGCGTTGGACATCCACTGGGCGGCATTTGCGGCGCTCGTACAACCGTTGCCGCCCGAGTTGTGTCCGATGGCCACGGCATTTCGCGCCTTCTACACGGAAAAGAATCCGGCGGTGACGGCAGCGCTGTCGCCGGTGTTATTGGAGCATCGCGAGTTCATTTACCGCGAGTATCTGGAGTTGCCGATCATGTTTTAAGGAAAGGTCGCTCTTACAGACCGACCATTTTCTTGTAGAGCGTGAGCGCCTGCGCGCGAGTAGACGTGCGCGCTACGGCTTGCTTCCAGATAGGATAGCGGTCTTTCATACACGTTGCGCAGGGGCGGTACCCGGCGGCAATTGCCGTAGCCTCGTCGGCAAAGAATACGCGGTGTTTGACGTAATAGCCTTTGGCGATCCAGAGCAACGCACTGCGGCAATCCATACGGCCGTAGCCCTTTCCGCCCCGATGGCCGCCGAAGGTGCCTGGAGTCCGACTTTCATAAAACTTTCCGTCTAGCCCCATGAGTTTGTAGAGTTTCATTGATGACACTCACCCCTTCGTGTCGTAGCAGCCAGCGTTTACGCTCTAGACCGCCAGCATAGCCAGTTAGTGCCCCATTTGCGCCCACTAGCCGATGACAGGGAACGACGATAGCAATCGGATTGAGCGCGTTCGTCATGCCAACCGCACGATAGGCAGTCGGTTTACCCAACTGTGTCGCCAACTCGCCGTAGGTGAGCACGGTTCCCGGCGGGATCGTTCGTAACGCCGACCACGCCTGCTGCTGAAAAGCAGTACCTCCCGTGTTGACAGGAATGCGGTCGATGCTAGTCGTGTCACCCGCGAGATAGGCGCGGAGTAGACTGCTGAATCCTTGCGGGTCGATCGTCTCTCGTAACTGAAAATCGGGGACCTGCCGTCTCAGCAGCGTCATCATGCGGGTTTCGTAGTCGGCGTAGTCAAGCGCGCGGAGCCGCTCGCCGTCAGAGACCAGGAGAATCTTTCCGAGTGCCGAATCGATGCTGTCGATGAGGAGTTCCATAGCGCCATTCCGTATCGTTCGTCTTCCGATTGCTCTTGTGGGAGAGACACCATAGGAAGGGAAATGTGAAAAGAGAAGGAGGCGAGAACCTCGCTCTCGATCACACGATAAGTTCGACATCGAGGCGCACGACGATATCTTGCAGTGCTGGAGACGAGGCCGGGTACTGTTGCATGACGAGCGGATCGTGACCGGGAACGATGTGGTGCGGCGAATCGGCGAGACGCTCAACCGTACGAAAGGCGTCAAACATGGCGGCGATGTCCACGGCGGCAATGAAGGGGCGATTCGTCCGCAGATTTTCGTAATAGTGACTCGCATCGGACGCGAGTACGACGTGCCCCCGCTGCGTATGGACGCGCACGACCTGCAACCCTGCCGTATGGCCCGGAGCAAAATGGAGCGTAAGCCCTGGGGCGAGGTTCACATCGCCTTCGTAGAGTTCGAGTCGGCGCTTAAAGTTGAGGCGCACCATGCCAACGATATCCTCTTCTTCAAAACCATGGCCGAAGTAGG
Coding sequences within it:
- a CDS encoding CHASE2 domain-containing protein, with the protein product MPIKKWLKRQAEHILHKGWPYFLQGVLLITIGLFLGDKLGSLDLWIGLTYKLYQAVHELNPRKASPQRTVFVLIGDEEYWGKGGEFAWSGKGDLARRVPINRTYLAEILRALEKFDPAVIAFDFDLRSPAGPDGSLIENPQYQDETQDFLNAVKEVHKNRKVVLPATVNFTAQNKYKIDPSIFVGAAFDTSKVLLGYINLPPDVRRVPLRLNVGPCAGNLYRPFLFEEKGECYVDSFSLAIARADNKDRVRDLEHTEALPYGSYIRAEDFCQVSANTLLRGALAVQKDETVSLPCQIAHSVVIVGGQWSRWAYQRGERIDSYLTPVGKVGGVFIHANYIEALLDKRTFAPLAENFHGPIELVLACLVFLVFSLDIRLRVKVMIVTVFLSGMAISLYVFLFNIGMFFDFFTPIVLLLLHACFERIKEWRDLALSRELSNGRIEVPPIPPRHEDSTRDVPPFRRHEKGREK
- a CDS encoding XRE family transcriptional regulator gives rise to the protein MRKSKPIVAQNAAELATVLGLSPADGAEIQLRSDLNDKIIEVVRKTGLTHGQVAELAHTSRSRITAILNRNTKDVSTDLMLRVMASLGYRAKLTFSRAA
- a CDS encoding type II toxin-antitoxin system RelE/ParE family toxin encodes the protein MRKELGKAILDLQKGHTLGMPLSRPMSSVALGVEELRIRDRAGIYRTFYYKKSARGVLIFHAFVKKTPKTPQHDIALGRKRLQEMLNEEI
- a CDS encoding enoyl-CoA hydratase/isomerase family protein, which codes for MELKVTQYVVADEIATITLNRPQRMNTWTGRMETEYRWLLAEADRDPHVRAIVVTGAGRAFCAGADSRALEGHIAKGSYDSGTTDDIAMPGYGVRPEFDANFAYHFGLTKPVIAAINGATAGAGLIIACYADLRFAAAGAKLTTSHGKLNLPAEYGLSWILPRMIGLTRANDLLFTSRVVLAEEALTMGLVNAVLSPEELMPYTYNYVRKMITTVSPGSLRATKQQIYSDLHRDVRSAVADATALLERMATEPDFAEGVSAFFEKRLPQWGKRK
- a CDS encoding zinc ribbon domain-containing protein; its protein translation is MRCARCGSDNPEGAKFCIECAAPFPRRCPQCGMGNPPQAKFCAECATPLKKESANRGNGESEVASAQLSVVSPHPLAAERRQLTVLFCDLVGSTALSTQLDPEELREVVRQYQQTCAEVIERYDGHIAQYLGDGLLVYFGYPTAHEDDAARAVRAGVEIITAITEQVPSLLAGEGQGEGAKNRANDTPHPHLLPQGEKELRRLHVRLGIHTGLVVVGEMGGLVWDLRCEPEHMRARVEEAERLGRAHSLPFISDVLAQVIKGLAWLRAGCLAKGIPQLRGALETWNAHGNEIFMPYYRAVLAEGLALSGDSVGGLRLIEDNLNQIARPGWEERWYLAEVLRLKGELLLAQDGARLQAVGLREKTKEEGVRPQAEGLREKDKEAEECFLKAIEVAQEQQAKSWELRAATSLARLWQQQDKRAEAHKLLSEIYHWFTEGFDTKDLQEAKTLLEELSD
- a CDS encoding DUF3782 domain-containing protein, producing the protein MPLAEVLEEFPVELRIPLVRLVDELKAEFVVRRADFDDLKAIVRDLAKAQQELAEAQKRTEHRVEELVEAQKRTGQQVGELVEAQKRTGQQVGELAEAQKRTESELTLFRRTFTAQIGGLGARWGMQTEEAFRQGMRAVLEEVGFTTERFLDYDKDGEVFGVPDQVEVDVVIQNGKVFVLEIKSSLSRADVWSFNRKVAYYAWKSGRAVTRKLIVTPYLDPRAQEIAQRLGVEICTDVNTLSSAG